A part of Saccopteryx bilineata isolate mSacBil1 chromosome 12, mSacBil1_pri_phased_curated, whole genome shotgun sequence genomic DNA contains:
- the LOC136316137 gene encoding microtubule-actin cross-linking factor 1-like produces MRTRWYRLQAGGCAPPPAEPLRVPSLWASSSGGRPCCARTVGARPAAPGSSLPRKCRKRSLNSTWYVSPASFSSPLRLGTSQPLPATSCVWGPPASLSRARTAPLAPIHTDWLCAAPKPGQPKLGLTAARSAGAAQRSGVTRCPASHPGLLPPAPWPLQPPPLPTPRRMGKMSQNFHTSYVETPGKLETQYCKLKGTSSFRMRHLQSLQKFVSRATAELIWLNEKEEEELAYDWSDDNPNISAKKNYFSELRMELEEKQDVFRSLQDTAELLSLENHPAKQTVEAYSAAVQSQLQWMKQLCLCVEQHVKENTAYFQFFSDARELESFLRNLQDSIKRKYSCDHNTSLSRLEDLFQDSVECCNEISRTTSIY; encoded by the exons ATGCGGACACGCTGGTACCGGCTCCAGGCAGGAGGATGCGCCCCCCCTCCCGCAGAGCCGCTGCGGGTCCCATCACTGTGGGCCTCGAGCTCCGGCGGCCGCCCGTGCTGTGCCCGCACCGTGGGAGCGCGCCCTGCCGCACCTGGCTCCAGTCTCCCCAGGAAGTGCAGGAAACGCTCCCTAAACTCCACTTGGTACGTCTCGcctgcttccttctcttctccgCTCCGGCTGGGGACCTCGCAGCCACTGCCCGCCACCTCCTGCGTGTGGGGCCCGCCCGCCTCTCTTTCACGGGCACGGACAGCCCCACTCGCTCCCATTCACACGGACTGGCTCTGCGCCGCGCCGAAGCCCGGGCAGCCGAAACTTGGATTAACAGCCGCCCGGAGTGCTGGAGCCGCCCAGCGGTCTGGTGTGACCCGCTGCCCGGCCTCGCATCCTGGGTTGCTCCCTCCCGCACCATGGCCTCTGCAGCCACCTCCACTGCCAACGCCAAGGAGAATG GGAAAAATGTCCCAGAATTTTCACACTAGTTATGTTGAGACTCCTGGGAAGCTGGAGACACAGTATTGTAAACTAAAG GGAACTTCTAGCTTCCGGATGAGGCACCTTCAGAGCCTGCAGAAATTTGTTTCCAGAGCTACAGCTGAGTTGATTTGGTTgaatgagaaggaggaggaggaactagCATATGATTGGAGTGACGACAATCCCAATATCTCGGCCAAGAAAAATTACTTCTCT GAGTTGAGAATGGAACTGGAGGAGAAACAGGATGTGTTTCGGTCTCTACAAGATACAGCAGAGCTGCTATCACTTGAGAACCACCCAGCCAAGCAGACTGTGGAG GCTTACAGCGCCGCTGTCCAGTCCCAGTTGCAGTGGATGAAGCAGCTGTGCCTGTGTGTCGAGCAGCACGTGAAGGAGAACACTGCTTACTTTCAG TTCTTCAGTGATGCACGAGAACTGGAGTCCTTCTTGAGGAACCTCCAAGACTCCATCAAGCGGAAATACTCCTGTGACCATAACACCAGCTTATCCCGCCTCGAGGACCTGTTCCAGGACTCCGTG GAGTGCTGTAATGAAATCAGCAGGACTACTtccatttattga